Below is a window of Pseudomonas monteilii DNA.
CCGTGTCCTGGATCAGGGCTTGGCGCTCCTTCGGCAGGGCCGTGAAGGCAGGCGCCTGCAAGTGCTGGGTGTCAGCACTGAGGGCCAGCACCTGCTGGGTCTCGTCGGCATCCAGCGGCTCGGCGCGCGCCAGCAGCTCGCGCTCGCGGGACGGTCGATAGCGGGTGTCGGCCACCAGCCCGGCCTGCTTCACCGCCTTGACGGTATCGGTCGGGATGGCGGTCAGCGGGAACTGCGAGGTCAGGTCCAGGCTGGGGCGCGCCACCTGTAGCAGCTCCAGCAGCCGGTAGGAGCAGTTCTCGTCGAAGAAGAAATAGTCGAACTGCACCTGCCGCAGTTCCCAGACGTGCTCGACCATGCGCCCGGTCTCTTCGGGCGTCAGGTTCAGCTGGTACTCCCACAGGTCACGGTTTTCCAGGCTGCGGTACTCGGACAGCTTGGCCTGGTAGGGCATCAGGGCGAACAGGCCGGGGTAGCCACCGGCCAGGCCTTTCCAGGCGTACAGGATGCTGTTGTCATTGCCTTCGATGTAGGCGCCGAAGTTGATGGCATAGCTGAGCAGCGAGGTCTTGTTGCTGTGGGTGTCGGCCTGGTCGATGCGCAGCAGCGTGTGACCGAACATCGACGACGGGCTGTTCAGGTAGGCCGCCGGAAAGATCAGCGCGGCGCTGTGGGGGGCCACATCGTCGTACCAGGTCCGGTAGTCGCTGCACACCGGCTGCGGCAGGTCGCGCAGGTCGAGCTGCTCGCGCAGCCAGCGGGTGCGCGCCGGAAACACGCACTGGGCGTGCCGGTTGCCCAGGTCCGCCGGGGCATAGAGGGCCTGGACCGTGGCCGCGAGTTCACGCTCAGGGTGATGAGCGCCATCCTCGGCCAGGAAGAATTTGGGGTCATCGACATAGCTGCGCCAACCGCCGAACGTGCCGCTCTCGTAATGGCCCAGGGCAACCCAGTAGGGCAGGGCAGCGAGCTGTTGCAGGCGAGCGTGGTCGAGGGAAGGTGCGGCATGCAGCGAGGGGCTGACGCTGAGCGCCAGCAGGCAAAGGCGTTTGAGCATGTCGGGCAACTAGTCAGGAAAGTGCCGATAGAATGCACGAACCCGCCCTGTCGTGCAGGGCGGGTTGGGCAGGACTCAGGCCTCGGTCGCGTACTTGGCCAGTTGCGGGTCGTTTTTCAGCACAGCCAGGGTGTTGGTGTGAACGGTTTCAGCGGTCGCATCGGCGCTGCTGAAGATCTGCTGGAAGTGGTCGTGGGTCACGGCCGCGAAACGCTCACGGTCCTGAGGCGCCACGCCCATGACCACGGCGTAGGTGGTCAGGGCTTCGCCCTGGCCCTGGGCCATGTCTTCGGACAGTTCGTTCATCATGCCATTCATGGCCAGCCACGACTTGCCGCCGTAGGTCAGCGCGGAATTGGTCGAGCAGCCGTTGGTGCCGGAGGTCATGCCGAAGGTGGCGTTGCCCGAGGTACCGTTGGTGGTGGAAGCCAGGAAGTGGGCAGGGGTGCCACGCTGGCCTTCGAACAACATGTTGCCCCAACCGCAGTTCGGACCACCAGGCGCTTCGGCCATGGCGTTGATCGAAACGACGGTGAACAGCGTACCCAGAAGAATCCGTTTCATAGCTTTGTTCTCTTTATCAGTAAACATGCCAAAGGTCATGGTCCCGACAACATCGGCTGCCGGATGGGGCAAGCATTCGCCTTCCCGCGCAAGTTGGAGTTTAGGCACGTTCCAAAGGTTGCGTGGCGGGATGTGAAAATTTCCTTGAGCGCACCGTCCTGACGCAGATGACATAAAGCGTCTCGCCACCTTGCAAGGCGCGCGCAAGCGGCGCCAGAATGCCGTCATCTGCCCGAGAACCAAGGAAGCCCAATGCCCGATTCCGTCGCTGCGAGTCTGCGTCTTGAACCTCATGCCCTGACCCGGCGTTTTTCCGCCGACCAGTTTGCCTTTTCGAGTACCGATGACCTGGAGCCGTTTCGGGGTGTGCTGGGCCAGGAGCGCGCGGTTGAAGCCTTGCAGTTCGGCGTGGCCATGCCGCGTCCTGGGTACAACGTCTACGTGATGGGCGAGCCGGGCACCGGTCGCTTCTCGTTCGTCAAACGCTACTTGAACGCCGAAGGCAAGCGCCAGCAGACGCCCGCCGACCGGGTCTACGTCAACAACTTCGACGACCTGCGCGAGCCGCGTGCGCTGGAGTTGCCGGCAGGCAGCGCCCATGCGTTCATCGCCGACATCAACGCGCTGATCGGCAACCTGGTGGCGACCTTCCCGGCCGTCTTTGAACACCCGTCGTACCAGCAGAAGAAGGGCGCCATCGACCGCGCCTTCAACCAGCGCTACGACCGTGCCCTGGACATCATCGAGCGTGCGTCGCTGGAAAAGGACGTGGCTTTGTACCGCGACGCTAGCAATGTCGCCTTCACGCCGATGAGCGAGGGCAAGGCGCTGGACGAGGCCGAGTTCGCCCAGTTGCCCGAGGCGGTGCGCGAACAGTTTCACCAGGACATCGCAGCCCTCGAAGAGCGGCTGAACGAAGAACTGGCCAGCCTGCCGCAGTGGAAACGCGAATCGAACAACCGGCTGCGCGAACTCAACGAAGAGACCATCACCCTGGCCCTGCAGCCGTTGCTGGCGCCGCTGTCCGAGAAGTACGCGGAAAACGCCGCCGTGTGCGCCTACCTGCAGGCCATGCAACTGAACCTGCTGCGCACCGTTGTCGAGCAACTGGTCGACGACAGCAAGACCGACGCCGAGGCGCGCAAGCTGCTCGAAGAGCAGTACGCCCCGAGCCTGGTGGTTGGCCATCCGGCCAAGGGCGGCGCGCCGGTGGTGTTCGAGCCTCATCCGACCTACGACAACCTGTTCGGGCGTATCGAATACAGCACCGATCAGGGCGCGCTGTCGACCTCCTACCGGCAACTGCGGCCGGGTGCCCTGCACCGGGCCAACGGTGGCTTTCTGGTGCTGGAAGCCGAGAAGATGCTCGGCGAGCCCTTCGTCTGGGACGCGCTCAAGCGTGCCCTGCAATCGCGCAAGCTGAAGATGGAATCGCCCCTGGGCGAGCTGGGCCGGGTCGCCACGGTGACGCTGGCGCCGCAGGTGATCCCGCTGAGCGTGAAGGTGGTGATCATCGGCTCGCGGCAGCTGTACTACGCCTTGCAGGACCACGATCCGGAGTTCCAGGAGATGTTCCGGGTACTGGTCGACTTCGACGAAGACATGCCCATGCTCGATGAGAACCTCGAGCAGTTCGCCCAGCTGCTGCGCACGCGCACCAACGAGGAAGGCATGGCGCCGCTGACCGCCGATGCGGTCGCGCGCCTGGCGACCTACAGCGCGCGCCTGGCGGAGAACCAGAAGCGGCTGTCGGCGCGCATCGGCGACCTGTTCCAGCTGGTCAGCGAAGCGGACTTCATTCGCCAGCTGGCCAACGACGCCACCACCGACGCCGGACACATCGACCGTGCCCTGCGCGCCAAGGCCACGCGCACGGGGCGGGTGTCGGCACGCATTCTCGACGACATGCTCGCCGGCATCATCCTGATCGATACCGATGGTGCGGCCATCGGCAAGTGCAACGGCCTGACCGTGCTCGAAGTCGGTGACTCGGCCTTCGGTGTCCCAGCGCGGATCTCGGCCACCGTCTACCCCGGCGGCAGCGGTATCGTCGACATCGAGCGCGAGGTCAACCTGGGGCAACCGATCCACTCCAAGGGCGTGATGATCCTCACCGGCTACATGGGCAGCCGCTATGCCCAGGAATTCCCGCTGGCGATCTCCGCCAGCATCGCGCTGGAGCAGTCCTATGGCTATGTGGACGGCGACAGCGCCTCGCTGGGTGAGGTCTGCACGCTGATCTCGGCCTTGTCCAAGACGCCGCTCAAGCAGTGCTTCGCCATCACCGGCTCGATCAACCAGTTCGGCGAAGTGCAGGCGGTCGGCGGCGTCAACGAGAAGATCGAAGGCTTCTTCCGTCTGTGCGAGGCCCGCGGCCTGACCGGTGAGCAGGGCGTCATCATCCCGCGTGCCAACGTCGCCACGCTGATGCTCGACGAGCGCGTGCTGCAGGCAGTGGAAGAGGGGCGCTTCCATGTCTACGCGGTCAGCCAGGCCGACGAGGCCCTCAGCCTGCTGGTGGGCGAGCCGGCCGGGGCACCGGACGAGCAGGGCGAGTTCCCCGAGGGCAGCATCAACGCCCGCGTGGTCGAGCGCCTGCGTGTCATCGCCGAGATGGTCAGCGAGGAAGACATCAAGGAAGCCGAGAAGGACCGGCTCGAGGAAGCCCTGGCGCAGGCCCAGCCCCGGTAATCCCGCGCCGCGCGCGCTGGCGCCGACGGCCCGACCGTCTGGCGCCGGGGTCGCGGCCTTGCCGGGTGTCTTCTATGCTCAGGTCAGGATGTCCTCGGCCTTCAGGAAGGAGGCCGCCTGCCCCTGCCCTGGACACGGGGCCTGAACGAGGGAGACGCGACCATGCGCAACCTCAGCCTGACCCGCCAGTGCCTCGGCCTGGTGACCCGCATCGAATGCAGCATCCGTCCCTTGGCGGGTGACACCGGCCTGTGGACGTTGCTGTTCGCCGCAGGCATGGCCGGGGAGCAACCTTCGGCGATCAAGGCCCAAGGGCCGTTCCACGGTCCCCAGGTGGCCGAATCGGTCCTCGACGCCATTCTCGAGAGCCTGACCGTGCATGGCTATGAGGTCGCCGAGGGGCCGCAGATCTGGTGCACGCACCTGCAAGCCCAGTTGCGCCGCATCAACGGCGAGCGCTGCCGGCACCTGGGCGATTACCAGTTTCATCCCGATGCGTGAGCCTCGACGGCTGCGGCACAGCAGCGCAGGCTTTCTCTGAGGCGGACGGGGTGGCTATACTCGCGCTCGTTTTTCGCCCTCCGACGAGTATGACGCTGCAATGGAACGTATCCTCGAAAACGCGATGTATGCCTCGCGCTGGCTGCTCGCACCGATCTATTTCGGTCTTTCCCTGGGCCTGCTGGCCCTGGCGCTGAAGTTCTTCCAGGAAGTGATCCACGTCCTGCCCAATGTGTTCGCCCTGAGCGAGGCCGACCTGATCCTGGTGATCCTGTCGCTGATCGACATGTCGCTGGTCGGCGGCCTGCTGGTGATGGTCATGATCTCCGGTTACGAGAACTTCGTCTCGCAACTGGACATCGACGAGAGCAAGGAAAAGCTCAACTGGCTGGGCAAGATGGACTCGTCCTCGCTGAAGATGAAGGTCGCGGCCTCGATCGTGGCCATCTCCTCGATCCACCTGCTGCGGGTGTTCATGGACGCCCAGAACATCACCACCGACTACCTGATGTGGTACGTGATCATCCACATGACGTTCGTGATCTCGGCTTTCGTGATGGGCTACCTGGACAAGCTGACCAAACACTGAGAAACCGCTGCGCAGCCGTGGCCATACCGGCAGGC
It encodes the following:
- a CDS encoding ATP-dependent protease, translating into MPDSVAASLRLEPHALTRRFSADQFAFSSTDDLEPFRGVLGQERAVEALQFGVAMPRPGYNVYVMGEPGTGRFSFVKRYLNAEGKRQQTPADRVYVNNFDDLREPRALELPAGSAHAFIADINALIGNLVATFPAVFEHPSYQQKKGAIDRAFNQRYDRALDIIERASLEKDVALYRDASNVAFTPMSEGKALDEAEFAQLPEAVREQFHQDIAALEERLNEELASLPQWKRESNNRLRELNEETITLALQPLLAPLSEKYAENAAVCAYLQAMQLNLLRTVVEQLVDDSKTDAEARKLLEEQYAPSLVVGHPAKGGAPVVFEPHPTYDNLFGRIEYSTDQGALSTSYRQLRPGALHRANGGFLVLEAEKMLGEPFVWDALKRALQSRKLKMESPLGELGRVATVTLAPQVIPLSVKVVIIGSRQLYYALQDHDPEFQEMFRVLVDFDEDMPMLDENLEQFAQLLRTRTNEEGMAPLTADAVARLATYSARLAENQKRLSARIGDLFQLVSEADFIRQLANDATTDAGHIDRALRAKATRTGRVSARILDDMLAGIILIDTDGAAIGKCNGLTVLEVGDSAFGVPARISATVYPGGSGIVDIEREVNLGQPIHSKGVMILTGYMGSRYAQEFPLAISASIALEQSYGYVDGDSASLGEVCTLISALSKTPLKQCFAITGSINQFGEVQAVGGVNEKIEGFFRLCEARGLTGEQGVIIPRANVATLMLDERVLQAVEEGRFHVYAVSQADEALSLLVGEPAGAPDEQGEFPEGSINARVVERLRVIAEMVSEEDIKEAEKDRLEEALAQAQPR